Below is a genomic region from Telmatobacter sp. DSM 110680.
AGCCGGAGAGCGCCTATTTCGAAGTGCTGCATGAACTCAAGCTGATCGTCGATTTGATTTATCGCGGCGGCCTGGCGTACATGCGCTATTCCATTTCAGACACAGCGGAGTGGGGCGATTATGTCAGCGGACCGCGGGTGATCAACGATGAGAGCAAGAAGGCGATGAAGGCCATCCTCACCGAAATTCAGAACGGAGAATTTGCCAAGCGGTTCCTCGCCGATCAGAATTCCGGGCGCAAAGAGTTCATGGCGTTCCGCGAAGCCGAAGCCAAGCACCCGATCGAGATCGTGGGCAAGCAGTTACGCGCGAGCATGCCGTTCCTGGATCCGGTGACGGTCGAGGAAGTGTCGAAGACAAGATAGTTTCAAGCCGCTAGCTCCTGGCTTCAGCTTTAGCCCTGCTTGTGCGTGACCCTGAGGTCGAACGCACCTGCAGGGCTTTTGCATTGGACTGAAGGTCTGACCCTACTTCGATGATCCGAAATCAGTCACTTGAAGTTTATCGACGCCGAGGCACCACGCAAATGCGCCGCCCAGCGTGAAGACTGCAGCCACCGCGAAGGCGACTGCGAAGTGGCCGGTCCAGTCAACGAGAACGCCGGTGAGCGCAGGGCCAAGGACTCCTGCCATGTTGGCGATGCCGTTTTGCAGACCCACCCAGCGGCCGGCGGCGTGCGGGCCTGCCAGCGTCTGCGCAAAGGCGAAGGTTCCGGCATTGGCTGCGCCGGAACCGATGGCGCACGCGATGAGGCAGGCGAGATACGTGCGCTCGCTGGCGAACGCACACCCTACGAGCGAGACGGCGGCAAGCGAAAACCCAAGAGCCATTGCACACTTGCGCGCGAACGTTGGAGTGGCCCCGCAGCGGATGCAGAAGTCGGTAAGGGTTCCGGTAGCGATCGAGGTGAGCGAATCGACCACCCACAATGCACCGGCGGCGACCGACATCGCGGACATCGAAAGGTGACGCTCGTGAACGAGGTAGTACGGCAGCCAACTCATAAGGAAGTAGACCAGATAGTTGGCGCAGAAATGGCCAGAGGCCGCACCCCAGAAATTCCGCTGCCGTAGTATCGCAGAGAAGGTTCCCATGCCGGCGTCGGCGTGCTTTGCTACTGGAGTCGCCGGGGCTTTCCAACGTGACCAGGCAGGTAACCACAGAAGGCTGGCCAGACCGATGGCAACGAATGTGGAGCGCCAGCCGTAACGCGCCATCAGTAGGCCTCCGCCGAAGGTGCCGATGGCAGAACCCCAGCGCATGGCGGCATTCATCAAGCCATTGGCGAACCCGCGAGCGTGTTCGGGAAGATGCTGCGCGAGGATCTTGGAACTGGCCGGGAACATCACCGACTCCCCGACGCCGAGCACGAGCCGCATGGCGAGAAGAGTTATGAATCCCATGGCGGCGCCGGTCAGAACGGTTGCCATCGACCACGCAAGGAATCCGAGCGCCATCATCCGGTTGGCGCCCCAGCGATCGACGAACAGGCCCATCACAAACTGCAGCGCGGTGTATGTCCAGAAAAACGCTGAGAGCAGGATGCCAAGCTGCGATGCGCTCATACCCCACTCGATCTTCAGCAAAGGTGCAGCGAGGGCTAGATTGCCGCGATCGACGTAATTGATAAGCAGAGCGATGACAAGCAGGATGAGCGTGGGCGCAAAGGCCCGTAAGGCTGCGATGTCGCCGGTTGCTTGGTCCCTGCGGGAGAAGGTCACAGGTCAGCAGTGTACCGCTCCGGAGTCAGAAATCCTGATAGCTGGAAACGCAGCCGATTGCGTAAGCTTGGATTCGCACAGTTGTGCGGCAAAGGAGACCCCGGTAATGAAGGCTCATGCGCAGGATCCGCTCGACGGGCTGTGGCAGGGATATGTCGGCGAGTGGCGGCACGTTTCCAATCAATTGATCGCGCTGGCCGAGGCTACTCCTGCCGAAAAGTTCGCTTGGAGGCCAGCCGCGACTTTGCGCTCCATCGGCGAAATTTACATGCATGTTGCGATGGCGAACTTTTGGCTGCTGCACATTACAGGGCCCAAAATGCCTCCGGACCTGAATCAGGACGTTGAAAAAAACGTCACTTCGAAGCCGGAAGTTATCGCATGGCTGAAGCGCTCACTAGATGCAGTGAAGCAGGCGCATCTGGCGGAAGACTCCAAACACATGGCGCTGAGGGTGAATGTTGGGAGCCACAACGCGACCGTCGACGGCATGTACCTTCGCATCATCGTGCATGCCAACGAGCACATGGGGCAACTGGTGGCCTATGCGCGCATGACGGGCGTCACGCCACCGTGGTCAAAGTGATTGGAGCAATGAAACAAAAGATGGATTCCGACACATTGGACGCGCTGGTCGCCGCACCGCAACACCATAAGCTCCTTTTCGAGAATGAGTCGGTGCGCGTACTCGACACCCGCATCGGGCCGGGGGAGACGACTGCGCTGCATACGCACTGCTGGGCGGGAACACTTTATGTTCTTAGCTGGAGCGACTTTGTGCGGCGCGATGGCAATGGCATGGTGATTCTTGACAGTCGCATAATGTCCGCGGTTCTGCCGGGGACGGCGCTTTGGTCAGCACCGCTGCCGCCGCACACACTTGAAAATGTCGGCAACGCTGAGCTTCGCGTGATCGCCGTGGAACTGAAAAGGTAAAAGAATAGTTCGCGGCCTTCTATCCTTTCGGCGCAATCAGGGCCAACATGGGGAGCCCTGCACAGACTAAATACACAACTCCCAGTCCCCAATTGAGCCATTTCTTTCCAGGATGATTGACCCAGTAACAGAGCAACGCTGCGAGCAGCAGTGCCTGCGTCACAATCTCCAGATAACCGCGCACTTGCATCCAAAACGGCGTCGTGGTGTAGATGAATCCTTCGAGCGACCCTGCCGGTGCCGCAAACGTCCCCAGTATGCCGATGCCAACCAGCAGCCAGGCCATCATTAGCCAGCCGTACTTGCGCCCGAACAATTGCTCGCGGAAAAAATAGAATACTGAAGCGAACAGCACCCCGCGAAACACCTGCAGAGGCACTCCAAGAATCAGCCAGAGACTTGTAGTAGGCCGCATCCCCGAACATGGATTGTTGATGAAGTCCGCATAGTGTAGAAAGTGGTAGGCGAGTGCGCCCACGATCATGTAGGTAATGGAGTGGCACGCAATAGTCTTGGCAGCCAAGGGCACGAAGCGAGGTTGCGCGTCTTGCATGAGAACCTCTGATGAATTTTAAAGTTGGGAGGATTCTAGTCTCGCCCTCCCGCTGCCGCAAATCAGGGCTTGTCGGTGGCGCTATCAAAAGCAATACTTCTTTGTAATTGCGAAGAACGTCACAGGTTATTTAGATTGATCAAGTCGATGTCGAGTTCATCTATCCCGAAAGCTGTTCCACCCGCGCAGCGTGTCGCAGATGGTCCACGGCATACGCGCAATGCGATCGCATGGACCAGCCTGGCATTTGCAGTGCTGCAAAATATCTGCACGTTTTTTGCGGCGATGAATGGCCTGCGCGTTGGAATCGGCATCGGTTCCCTGGCACTGGCCTCAAGCACCACGGCAATGATCGACAGTTACCACAACAGCTGGATCAGGGTGCCCATGATCGTACTGGCGGTGCTGGGATCGGTGATCAACCTAGTGGTGTTGTGGCAGATTCGGCGACTGCGCAAACTTCCCGCGGCGCAGTGGCGGCAGACACCGCTGAAGCCTGGCAAGCTGCGCTCCGAGCGGCTACAAATTGTGCTGTCTGTCGTTACGCTGATCCTGGTGGCTCTTGAAGAGCGGCAACATCTAATCTGGTTGCATCATCTTTAGGCAAAGTAGCCGGGCGGCAATCAGAGTGGCCTCGCTCGGGATCGCTAGGACCGCAGTGCTTTGATCACCTTCGACGTGGTAACGACCTGTCCAACGTGACGCTGGGTGTGATCGGCCACGTGGACGAGTGCACCGCCAATCGATGTCGGCAGTTGCTTGCGGCCTACACCACGAAAAATGTTGAAGTCCGCCGTCGCCAGCACGCGCACGCGATCCGACGCATTGCTGAATGCAGTCTCGACCTCCGCGAGCAATTCGGCAAGCGTTTCGCAGCCGGTTTGCTCTGTCTTCAAAAGTGTGAGCTGAGCGGGCGAGATCTGGCCACCCTCAGCGTAGGTCAAAAGGCGGTCAATGGATCGCGCAATGTGCTTGAGGTGAAATGAGACGGGTGACAGTCCAAGTGGTTGCGCATGGATTTCGAGATTGGTCAGGCCTTCTGTCCATTTGGTGATGTCGTCGAGGGCGAGGTCGAAAGCGTGGAGGACGGCACGGCCGACGGCGGGGATATCGGCATATGTGCCGCGCAGCCAAGGCTCAATGTAGGGAACGGTTGCAGGGGTGCTCATGGGGAAGCCTC
It encodes:
- a CDS encoding DinB family protein encodes the protein MKAHAQDPLDGLWQGYVGEWRHVSNQLIALAEATPAEKFAWRPAATLRSIGEIYMHVAMANFWLLHITGPKMPPDLNQDVEKNVTSKPEVIAWLKRSLDAVKQAHLAEDSKHMALRVNVGSHNATVDGMYLRIIVHANEHMGQLVAYARMTGVTPPWSK
- a CDS encoding DinB family protein, with the protein product MSTPATVPYIEPWLRGTYADIPAVGRAVLHAFDLALDDITKWTEGLTNLEIHAQPLGLSPVSFHLKHIARSIDRLLTYAEGGQISPAQLTLLKTEQTGCETLAELLAEVETAFSNASDRVRVLATADFNIFRGVGRKQLPTSIGGALVHVADHTQRHVGQVVTTSKVIKALRS
- a CDS encoding MFS transporter, encoding MTFSRRDQATGDIAALRAFAPTLILLVIALLINYVDRGNLALAAPLLKIEWGMSASQLGILLSAFFWTYTALQFVMGLFVDRWGANRMMALGFLAWSMATVLTGAAMGFITLLAMRLVLGVGESVMFPASSKILAQHLPEHARGFANGLMNAAMRWGSAIGTFGGGLLMARYGWRSTFVAIGLASLLWLPAWSRWKAPATPVAKHADAGMGTFSAILRQRNFWGAASGHFCANYLVYFLMSWLPYYLVHERHLSMSAMSVAAGALWVVDSLTSIATGTLTDFCIRCGATPTFARKCAMALGFSLAAVSLVGCAFASERTYLACLIACAIGSGAANAGTFAFAQTLAGPHAAGRWVGLQNGIANMAGVLGPALTGVLVDWTGHFAVAFAVAAVFTLGGAFAWCLGVDKLQVTDFGSSK